Proteins from one Hydrogenophaga sp. SL48 genomic window:
- a CDS encoding hemerythrin domain-containing protein has translation MQSNTHELAQVAATAQAVEAGTGRVNLYAGIHKALRAFMADTLLAVGRTDPADAQEVAATQERVGTLLDLCVAHVRHENGFVHPAIEAHSPGVVDGVAGEHLGHLEQIARLRAMANGLEGLAPAACAAALQNLYLALALFVAENLQHMHIEETVLNGALWQAFSDAELVGIHDGLLATVPPAEMMLVMRWMLPQLNAPERLELLGGMRQGAPAPVFQAVLDGARAQLAERDWAKLARGLGLAPVDGLVTA, from the coding sequence ATGCAATCGAACACCCACGAACTGGCGCAGGTCGCCGCCACCGCCCAGGCCGTCGAGGCCGGAACGGGCCGCGTCAATCTCTACGCCGGCATCCACAAAGCCCTGCGCGCCTTCATGGCCGACACCCTGCTGGCCGTGGGCCGGACCGACCCGGCCGACGCACAGGAGGTGGCCGCCACCCAGGAGCGCGTGGGCACGCTGCTGGACCTGTGTGTCGCGCACGTGCGCCACGAGAACGGCTTCGTGCACCCCGCCATCGAAGCGCATAGCCCCGGCGTGGTGGACGGTGTGGCCGGTGAACACCTCGGGCATCTGGAGCAGATCGCGCGGCTCCGCGCCATGGCCAACGGCCTGGAGGGGCTGGCGCCGGCCGCGTGCGCGGCGGCGCTCCAGAACCTGTACCTGGCGCTGGCGCTGTTCGTGGCCGAGAACCTGCAGCACATGCACATCGAAGAGACCGTGCTCAACGGGGCTCTGTGGCAGGCCTTCAGCGACGCCGAGCTGGTGGGCATCCATGACGGTCTGCTGGCCACCGTGCCGCCGGCCGAGATGATGCTGGTGATGCGCTGGATGCTGCCGCAGCTGAACGCGCCGGAGCGGCTGGAGCTGCTGGGCGGCATGCGCCAGGGTGCACCGGCCCCGGTGTTTCAGGCGGTGCTGGACGGGGCGCGTGCGCAGCTGGCGGAGCGCGACTGGGCCAAGCTGGCGCGGGGGCTGGGTCTGGCGCCGGTGGACGGCCTGGTGACGGCCTGA
- a CDS encoding dioxygenase family protein — protein MPRLPTLFISHGSPTFAIEPGIAGPALTALGKTLPRPKAILVVSPHWMTREPRVATSAAPQTVHDFGGFPPALYQLNYPAPGAPAVAQRVIEVLGAAGWPVVADAQWGLDHGAWVPLLHLFPAADIPVFQVSLPARLDGERAYAYGQALAPLAEEGVLIIGSGSLTHNLHEVRFDAPDARAETYAAEFAAWVDQTLSSRDHARLQQTMAVAPHAQRSHPTAEHLWPLMVAAGAAGSQVPVTRIDGGITYGVLSMDSYVFGAIPSVAEAPALAEVA, from the coding sequence ATGCCCCGCCTGCCCACCCTCTTCATTTCCCACGGCTCCCCCACCTTCGCCATCGAGCCCGGCATCGCCGGCCCGGCGCTCACCGCGCTGGGCAAAACCCTGCCGCGTCCGAAGGCCATCCTCGTGGTCTCGCCGCACTGGATGACGCGCGAACCGCGCGTGGCGACCAGCGCCGCGCCGCAGACGGTGCACGACTTCGGCGGCTTCCCGCCCGCGCTGTACCAGCTGAACTACCCGGCCCCGGGCGCGCCCGCCGTGGCGCAGCGCGTGATCGAGGTGCTCGGCGCTGCCGGCTGGCCGGTGGTGGCCGACGCCCAGTGGGGACTGGACCACGGCGCCTGGGTGCCGCTGCTGCACCTGTTCCCGGCGGCCGACATCCCGGTGTTTCAGGTGTCGTTGCCCGCGCGGCTGGACGGTGAGCGTGCCTACGCCTATGGCCAGGCGCTCGCGCCGCTGGCGGAAGAGGGCGTGCTCATCATCGGTTCGGGCAGCCTCACCCACAACCTCCACGAGGTGCGCTTCGACGCGCCCGACGCCCGCGCCGAAACCTACGCGGCCGAGTTCGCCGCCTGGGTCGATCAGACCCTGAGCAGCCGCGACCACGCCCGCCTGCAGCAGACCATGGCGGTGGCGCCGCACGCCCAGCGCTCGCACCCCACGGCCGAGCACCTGTGGCCGCTGATGGTGGCGGCCGGCGCGGCGGGCTCGCAAGTGCCGGTCACGCGCATTGACGGCGGCATCACCTACGGCGTGCTGTCGATGGACTCGTATGTGTTCGGCGCCATCCCGTCGGTGGCCGAAGCGCCGGCCCTGGCCGAGGTCGCCTGA
- a CDS encoding ABC transporter ATP-binding protein → MPAAVNATDRAGTPDLQILAVRKRYGAFAAVDDLSFEVRQGSFFSILGPSGCGKTTLLRMIAGFIAPDAGDLRIKGASMNGVPPNKRPVNMVFQHLALFPMMSVGENIAYGLERRGVKGSTARAKVTDMLRRVGLPGSEGKRIDQLSGGQKQRVAIARSLVLEPALLLLDEPLGALDLKLREHMKVELKQLQAEVGTTFVYITHDQSEALVMSDQVAVMNHGRFEQLGTPQQLYYQPQTAFVAGFVGNNNRFEGTIESRSGEQVLLRTASGMGLWSQRVGQVDVGQSALLFIRPEAIEIGRSARELPAGEPAWTAKVQSVLFDGGNSTVQVREDKSDTPLQIALPLTGRLADLKVGETVHFGYQPAQAWCFNA, encoded by the coding sequence ATGCCCGCCGCCGTGAACGCCACGGACCGCGCGGGCACGCCCGACCTTCAGATCCTGGCCGTCCGCAAGCGCTATGGCGCGTTTGCGGCGGTCGACGATCTGAGCTTCGAGGTGCGCCAGGGGTCCTTCTTCTCCATCCTGGGCCCCTCGGGCTGCGGCAAGACCACCCTGCTGCGCATGATCGCGGGCTTCATCGCCCCCGACGCGGGCGACCTGCGCATCAAGGGCGCGTCGATGAACGGCGTGCCACCCAACAAGCGCCCGGTGAACATGGTGTTCCAGCACCTGGCGCTGTTCCCGATGATGAGCGTGGGCGAGAACATCGCCTACGGCCTGGAGCGCCGTGGCGTGAAGGGCAGCACCGCCAGGGCCAAGGTGACCGACATGCTGCGGCGCGTCGGCCTGCCGGGCAGCGAAGGCAAACGCATCGACCAGCTCTCGGGCGGGCAGAAGCAGCGCGTGGCGATCGCTCGCTCGCTGGTGCTGGAGCCCGCGCTGCTGCTGCTCGACGAGCCGCTGGGCGCGCTTGATCTGAAGCTGCGCGAGCACATGAAAGTGGAGCTGAAGCAGCTGCAGGCCGAGGTCGGCACCACCTTCGTCTACATCACGCACGACCAGTCGGAAGCGCTGGTCATGTCGGACCAGGTCGCGGTCATGAACCACGGCCGCTTCGAGCAGCTGGGCACGCCCCAGCAGCTGTATTACCAGCCGCAGACCGCGTTCGTCGCGGGCTTCGTGGGCAACAACAACCGCTTCGAAGGCACCATCGAATCGCGCAGCGGCGAGCAGGTCTTGCTGCGCACCGCGAGCGGCATGGGCCTGTGGTCGCAGCGCGTGGGCCAGGTGGATGTGGGGCAGTCGGCCCTGCTGTTCATCCGCCCCGAAGCCATCGAGATCGGTCGCAGCGCGCGCGAGCTGCCCGCCGGTGAACCGGCCTGGACGGCGAAGGTGCAGAGCGTGCTGTTTGACGGCGGCAACTCCACCGTGCAGGTGCGCGAGGACAAGAGCGACACACCGCTGCAGATCGCGCTGCCGCTGACCGGTCGCCTGGCCGACCTGAAGGTGGGCGAGACGGTGCACTTCGGTTACCAGCCTGCGCAGGCCTGGTGCTTCAACGCCTGA
- a CDS encoding ABC transporter permease, translated as MIPSLPRPPLQRFGLGAFVAAFFVFLFVPLVVVAVFAFNNADYPTPPWMGFTLDWFTANTDARTGLLFDAELLQAIGVSAWVAVWVTLLSVGVGTCNAFLLERFEFPGKSAIALLSMVPLVIPGVILGISILAFASRIANFADETWGLELDFLRPGLPLVILGQFCYIVTIATLTVSASLRRFDRTLEEAAYNLGASRVAVLWTITLPYLRPSMIGAAAMAFLMSFENFNTTLMLVGSDAPLTVLMYGRMREGATPVLNAVSLFLMIASALLAVLLLWRSGARASTENT; from the coding sequence ATGATTCCCAGCCTGCCCCGTCCCCCGCTGCAACGTTTCGGCCTCGGCGCGTTCGTCGCGGCCTTCTTCGTGTTCCTGTTCGTGCCGCTGGTGGTGGTGGCGGTGTTCGCGTTCAACAACGCCGATTACCCGACCCCGCCTTGGATGGGCTTCACGCTCGACTGGTTCACCGCGAACACCGACGCGCGCACCGGCCTGCTGTTCGACGCCGAGCTGCTGCAGGCCATCGGCGTGAGCGCCTGGGTGGCCGTGTGGGTCACGCTGCTGTCGGTGGGGGTGGGCACCTGCAACGCCTTCCTGCTGGAGCGTTTCGAGTTCCCGGGCAAGAGCGCCATTGCGCTGCTGAGCATGGTGCCGCTGGTGATTCCGGGCGTGATCCTGGGCATCTCCATCCTCGCGTTCGCCAGCCGCATCGCCAACTTCGCCGACGAGACCTGGGGCCTGGAGCTGGACTTCCTGCGGCCCGGCCTGCCGCTCGTGATCCTCGGACAGTTCTGCTACATCGTGACCATCGCCACGCTCACCGTCTCGGCCAGCCTGCGCCGCTTCGACCGCACGCTGGAAGAGGCCGCCTACAACCTCGGCGCCAGTCGCGTGGCCGTGCTCTGGACCATCACGCTGCCCTACCTGCGCCCGAGCATGATCGGCGCGGCGGCGATGGCCTTTCTCATGTCGTTCGAGAACTTCAACACCACGCTCATGCTCGTGGGCTCGGACGCGCCGCTGACCGTGCTGATGTATGGCCGCATGCGCGAGGGCGCGACACCGGTGCTCAACGCGGTGAGCCTGTTCCTGATGATCGCGTCGGCCCTGCTGGCCGTGCTGCTGCTCTGGCGCAGCGGCGCTCGGGCATCCACCGAAAACACCTGA
- the arfB gene encoding alternative ribosome rescue aminoacyl-tRNA hydrolase ArfB: MSRVDPSEVEFTAIRAQGAGGQNVNKVSNAVHLRFAVHASSLPEAIKERLIALSDQRITTEGVVVIKAQTSRSLEQNKADALERLQALVDSVATLPKARKPTKPSFGSKQRRLEGKATRGQVKQLRGRVRGLD, encoded by the coding sequence ATGTCCCGCGTCGATCCTTCCGAAGTTGAATTCACCGCCATCCGCGCGCAAGGCGCGGGCGGGCAGAACGTCAACAAGGTGTCCAACGCCGTGCACCTGCGTTTTGCGGTGCACGCGTCGTCGCTGCCCGAAGCGATCAAGGAGCGCCTGATCGCCTTGAGCGACCAGCGCATCACCACCGAGGGTGTGGTCGTCATCAAGGCGCAGACCAGCCGCAGCCTGGAGCAGAACAAGGCCGACGCGCTGGAGCGGCTGCAGGCTCTGGTGGACAGCGTGGCCACCCTGCCCAAGGCGCGCAAACCGACCAAACCGAGTTTCGGATCGAAGCAGCGCCGCCTCGAAGGCAAGGCCACGCGCGGGCAGGTCAAGCAGTTGCGCGGTCGCGTGCGCGGTCTGGACTGA
- a CDS encoding cytochrome b/b6 domain-containing protein: MKSSATLDTSRPVWDLFVRVFHWTLVVCVLMNSFVLDDGETVHQWAGYLASALVLARVVWGFVGSRHARFTDFFPTPGRIARHVRGMFSGHAEFHWGHNPLGALMMMALMGLVLSLGVTGWMQGLDAYWGEEWLQDLHEVIGDALIILVGLHAASALLMGRIERTRLVKAMVTGVKERY; the protein is encoded by the coding sequence ATGAAGTCCTCTGCCACCCTTGACACCAGCCGACCGGTCTGGGACCTGTTTGTCCGCGTTTTTCACTGGACCCTGGTGGTCTGTGTGCTGATGAACAGCTTTGTGCTGGACGACGGCGAGACCGTCCACCAGTGGGCGGGTTACCTCGCTTCGGCCCTGGTGCTGGCGCGGGTGGTGTGGGGCTTTGTCGGATCGCGCCACGCGCGGTTCACCGATTTTTTCCCGACGCCGGGGCGCATCGCGCGCCACGTGCGCGGCATGTTCTCGGGTCACGCCGAATTTCACTGGGGGCACAACCCGCTGGGCGCGCTGATGATGATGGCGCTCATGGGGCTGGTGCTGTCGCTGGGCGTGACCGGCTGGATGCAGGGACTCGATGCCTACTGGGGCGAAGAGTGGCTGCAGGATCTGCACGAGGTGATCGGCGACGCGCTGATCATCCTGGTGGGGCTGCACGCGGCGTCTGCATTGCTCATGGGGCGCATCGAGCGCACACGGCTGGTGAAGGCCATGGTCACGGGTGTCAAAGAACGCTACTGA
- a CDS encoding ABC transporter permease, translating to MNDIATHRRWMLGLLLAPALLWLGGLVILPHVELLMLSLQARVGPGEYAASLDQYRTFVDEPLYWNTFVRTATVSVLATVFTLLLAFPAAWYIAKVARGRMKMVLLVLCLLPFWVSEMVRTLGWLILLRETGVVSGLLQAVGLADQPVELLYHDATILVGLVYASLLFMVIPLVNSLESLDDSLIEAAYDLGGSTANIVRRIVIPHAAPGIAAGCIVVFMLCLGNYLTPTLLGGKNSLWFTEQIYTQFITRFNWNQGAAFGFLLLALSSLLVWVGLRLTGQRFGAVMKAS from the coding sequence ATGAACGACATCGCCACCCACCGACGCTGGATGCTCGGCCTGCTGCTGGCCCCGGCGCTGCTGTGGCTGGGCGGGCTGGTGATCCTGCCGCACGTCGAGCTGCTCATGCTCTCGCTGCAGGCCCGCGTCGGCCCCGGCGAATACGCTGCCAGCCTCGACCAGTACCGCACCTTCGTGGACGAGCCGCTGTACTGGAACACCTTCGTGCGCACGGCCACGGTGTCGGTGCTGGCGACGGTGTTCACGCTGCTGCTTGCGTTCCCCGCCGCCTGGTACATCGCCAAGGTGGCGCGCGGGCGCATGAAGATGGTCTTGCTGGTGCTGTGCCTGCTGCCGTTCTGGGTGAGCGAGATGGTGCGCACGCTGGGCTGGCTGATTTTGCTGCGCGAGACCGGCGTGGTCTCGGGCCTGCTGCAGGCCGTGGGCCTGGCGGACCAGCCGGTGGAGCTGCTGTACCACGACGCCACCATCCTCGTGGGCCTGGTCTACGCCTCTTTGCTGTTCATGGTGATCCCGCTGGTCAACAGCCTGGAGAGCCTGGACGACAGCCTGATTGAGGCTGCCTACGACCTGGGGGGCTCGACGGCCAACATCGTGCGCCGCATCGTCATCCCGCACGCCGCGCCGGGCATTGCCGCCGGCTGCATCGTGGTCTTCATGCTGTGCCTGGGCAACTACCTCACGCCCACGCTGCTGGGCGGCAAGAACTCGCTCTGGTTCACCGAACAGATCTACACCCAGTTCATCACCCGCTTCAACTGGAACCAGGGTGCGGCCTTCGGCTTCCTGCTGCTGGCGCTCTCCAGCCTGCTGGTGTGGGTGGGGTTGCGGCTCACAGGTCAGCGCTTCGGCGCGGTCATGAAAGCGAGCTGA
- a CDS encoding DUF2127 domain-containing protein — protein sequence MTTLAWITIVPAALGVVISTLQNIFFFTLMPVDQMPMPSGLQMDQMPAFVTFMFAHMRALFVAFWLMTVVSLVSGIGLLRRKEWARLFFIALMGLSIVWNIAGVFIQQSFFSAIPSMADVPPEFGAQFESMASTMWVVSIAMAVGFSAVSVWLIWRLMSAPIKAEFGNVS from the coding sequence GTGACCACGCTCGCCTGGATCACGATCGTCCCGGCGGCGCTGGGCGTTGTCATCTCGACCTTGCAGAACATCTTTTTCTTCACCTTGATGCCCGTGGACCAGATGCCCATGCCTTCCGGGCTGCAAATGGATCAGATGCCAGCGTTCGTCACCTTCATGTTTGCCCACATGCGCGCATTGTTTGTGGCGTTCTGGCTGATGACCGTGGTTTCTCTGGTCTCGGGCATCGGCCTTCTTCGTCGAAAGGAATGGGCCAGGCTGTTCTTCATCGCCCTGATGGGGCTGAGCATCGTGTGGAACATTGCCGGGGTGTTCATCCAGCAATCGTTCTTTTCCGCCATCCCCTCAATGGCCGATGTGCCTCCTGAGTTCGGCGCCCAGTTCGAGAGCATGGCGTCGACCATGTGGGTCGTGTCTATCGCCATGGCGGTCGGCTTTTCGGCGGTGTCTGTCTGGCTGATCTGGCGTTTGATGTCGGCACCGATCAAGGCGGAGTTTGGCAACGTATCCTGA
- a CDS encoding extracellular solute-binding protein gives MKSKLSRVVLATLLLAAGAAQAQDKTLRLLTWADYVPKDVLEQFTKETGIKVEVTLSNNEEMISKLRATAGAGFDLAQPSQDRIAGPQAEFKIYKPMDLSKVKSDLFIAPMLEATRLNTTIDGKVYGLPHIWGTDGLAVNTKTSKVADYNDLCAADNAGKVSMRLKRPTLIAFAFASGKNPFALYSDAKAYGALMDEVGKTLTDCKKNVKFYWDGKDQLLAGMRSGELTSAMMWDTGTWGLSKTMPEIKYLAPKSGALGWVDTFALPAKGKNDEAAYAWINFNMRPEIAAKVAGAVGNFTASKGADQLMDPVLKKQFAESFPEAAIKNIKWYPAVPAGIEDIEGRVLDRIKAAK, from the coding sequence ATGAAGAGCAAGTTGTCCCGCGTTGTTCTGGCCACGCTGTTGCTGGCCGCTGGTGCCGCACAGGCCCAAGACAAGACCCTGCGCCTGCTGACCTGGGCCGACTACGTGCCCAAGGACGTGCTGGAGCAGTTCACCAAAGAGACCGGCATCAAGGTCGAGGTCACGCTTTCCAACAACGAAGAGATGATCTCCAAGCTGCGCGCCACCGCCGGCGCCGGCTTCGACCTGGCCCAGCCCAGCCAGGACCGCATCGCCGGCCCGCAGGCCGAGTTCAAGATCTACAAGCCCATGGACCTGAGCAAGGTCAAGTCCGATCTGTTCATCGCGCCCATGCTGGAAGCCACGCGCCTGAACACCACCATCGACGGCAAGGTCTACGGCCTGCCGCACATCTGGGGCACCGACGGCCTGGCCGTGAACACCAAGACCTCCAAGGTGGCCGACTACAACGACCTCTGCGCCGCTGACAACGCTGGCAAGGTCAGCATGCGCCTGAAGCGCCCGACGCTGATCGCTTTTGCCTTCGCCAGCGGCAAGAACCCGTTTGCGCTGTACAGCGACGCCAAGGCCTACGGCGCGCTGATGGACGAGGTGGGCAAGACCCTGACCGATTGCAAGAAGAACGTGAAGTTCTACTGGGACGGCAAGGACCAGCTGCTCGCCGGCATGCGCTCGGGCGAACTGACGTCCGCCATGATGTGGGACACCGGCACCTGGGGCCTGAGCAAGACCATGCCTGAAATCAAGTACCTGGCGCCCAAGTCGGGCGCGCTGGGCTGGGTCGACACCTTCGCGCTGCCGGCCAAGGGCAAGAACGACGAGGCCGCCTATGCCTGGATCAACTTCAACATGCGCCCCGAGATCGCCGCCAAGGTGGCCGGCGCGGTGGGCAACTTCACCGCCAGCAAGGGCGCTGACCAGCTGATGGACCCGGTGCTCAAGAAGCAGTTCGCCGAGAGCTTCCCCGAGGCCGCGATCAAGAACATCAAGTGGTACCCGGCCGTGCCCGCCGGCATTGAAGACATCGAAGGCCGCGTGCTCGACCGCATCAAAGCCGCCAAGTAA
- a CDS encoding YcxB family protein → MQVQLSPFDYLAAIRLGIKPRPVLAAIGSILALVGLFGLFLIVRSVLQMRASWNEVIGIFALGFFPVWYWVYLPWWVNRLFRQQRSLHEPYSIDLERDGLRFQTSNGEALLPWNHVHRWRESKSVFSLYQSDTMFHIIPKRSFAPPFTETAFRDALLQNVGPANKAVKPVKP, encoded by the coding sequence ATGCAAGTCCAGCTTTCTCCGTTCGACTATCTCGCTGCCATTCGCCTTGGCATTAAGCCGCGCCCTGTACTGGCGGCCATTGGCAGCATATTGGCCCTGGTCGGGCTGTTCGGACTGTTCTTGATCGTGCGATCTGTTCTGCAGATGCGAGCCAGCTGGAACGAGGTGATTGGCATCTTCGCTCTGGGCTTCTTTCCTGTTTGGTACTGGGTGTACCTCCCTTGGTGGGTCAACAGGTTGTTTCGTCAGCAACGCTCGCTGCACGAGCCCTACTCGATTGACCTGGAAAGGGACGGCTTGCGCTTCCAGACATCCAACGGTGAGGCTTTGCTTCCATGGAACCATGTCCATCGCTGGAGGGAGTCCAAGTCTGTCTTTTCCCTCTACCAATCGGACACAATGTTTCACATCATCCCGAAGCGGTCTTTCGCTCCACCGTTCACGGAAACGGCTTTTCGAGACGCGCTGCTGCAGAACGTAGGGCCGGCCAACAAGGCCGTCAAACCCGTAAAGCCCTGA
- a CDS encoding PepSY domain-containing protein produces the protein MKSFVVSALLIAASGVAMAGPTCNVPKEKWMPEATFKKGLEEKGYQIKTFKVSKGECYEIYGFDKAGKKVEIYFDPATAAILETK, from the coding sequence ATGAAATCATTTGTCGTCTCCGCCCTGTTGATCGCTGCCTCCGGTGTCGCCATGGCCGGCCCCACCTGCAATGTGCCCAAGGAAAAGTGGATGCCCGAAGCCACGTTCAAGAAGGGCCTGGAAGAGAAGGGCTACCAGATCAAGACCTTCAAGGTCTCCAAGGGTGAGTGCTACGAGATCTATGGCTTTGACAAAGCCGGCAAGAAGGTCGAGATCTATTTCGATCCCGCCACCGCCGCCATTCTCGAAACCAAGTGA
- a CDS encoding Fic family protein: MFPEKPQRRRTYLWRRPDWPQWRFDSAALAAPLAQVHRAQGHLAGRMTELGLAQRDQATLQALTQEVITTSAIEGEALNLDAVRSSIARRLGVDIGALAPADRYVDGVVDMVLDATQQYAQPLTAERLFGWHAALFPTGYSGRVRIQVGAWRNDAAGPMQVVSGPVGREKVHYQAPPATALPAETAAFLQWFNAAPAGDALIHAGLAHLWLVTLHPFDDGNGRISRAVGDMALARAEGTAQRFYSLSAQIQRERKQYFDQLETTQRGALDVTPWLSWFLACLLRAVQGADGLLAGVLDKAQFWQRWAGTPMNARQTLVLNHVLDRAPGDSPGKLTNASWAAIGKCSADTALRDINDLLARGVLRRLEGGGRSTGYVLNR; the protein is encoded by the coding sequence ATGTTTCCCGAAAAGCCCCAACGCCGCCGCACCTACCTCTGGCGGCGCCCCGACTGGCCGCAGTGGCGGTTTGATTCGGCGGCGCTCGCCGCCCCGCTGGCCCAGGTGCACCGCGCGCAGGGCCATCTGGCGGGCCGCATGACCGAGCTCGGGCTGGCCCAGCGCGACCAGGCCACGCTGCAGGCCCTGACCCAGGAAGTGATCACCACCAGCGCCATTGAAGGCGAAGCGCTCAACCTCGACGCCGTGCGCTCCTCCATCGCCCGCCGGCTGGGGGTGGACATCGGCGCGCTGGCCCCGGCCGACCGCTACGTGGACGGCGTGGTGGACATGGTGCTGGACGCCACCCAGCAATACGCCCAGCCGCTCACGGCCGAGCGCCTGTTTGGCTGGCACGCGGCGCTGTTCCCCACCGGCTACAGCGGCCGGGTGCGCATCCAGGTGGGTGCGTGGCGCAACGACGCCGCAGGCCCCATGCAAGTGGTGTCTGGCCCCGTGGGCCGGGAAAAGGTGCACTACCAGGCCCCGCCCGCCACCGCGCTGCCCGCAGAAACCGCCGCCTTCCTGCAATGGTTCAACGCCGCCCCGGCCGGCGACGCCCTCATCCACGCCGGCCTGGCCCACCTGTGGCTCGTCACCCTGCACCCCTTTGACGACGGCAACGGTCGCATCAGCCGCGCCGTGGGCGACATGGCCCTGGCCCGCGCCGAGGGCACGGCACAAAGGTTCTACAGCCTCAGCGCCCAGATACAGCGCGAGCGCAAACAGTATTTCGACCAGCTCGAAACCACCCAGCGCGGCGCGCTGGACGTGACGCCATGGCTCAGCTGGTTCCTGGCGTGCCTGCTGCGCGCCGTGCAGGGCGCCGACGGCTTGCTGGCCGGCGTGCTGGACAAAGCCCAGTTTTGGCAGCGCTGGGCCGGCACGCCCATGAATGCACGGCAGACCCTGGTGCTCAACCACGTGCTGGACCGTGCGCCGGGCGACTCGCCCGGGAAGCTCACGAATGCCAGTTGGGCTGCGATTGGCAAGTGCTCGGCCGATACGGCGCTGCGTGACATCAACGACCTGTTGGCCCGGGGCGTGCTGCGCAGGCTGGAGGGCGGGGGGCGGAGCACAGGGTATGTGTTGAACAGGTAG
- the ypfH gene encoding esterase, producing the protein MNTDDLIVQQPSEAARQLVLLFHGVGASPEGLVPLGQALARPDRWVVSVRSPFPSDMGVGWQWFSVRGIDEANRVERIAAVMPRFVQTVQAWQARTGLDASATALAGFSQGAIMALESTQQAAPLASRVVAMAGRFAEPPRVAPAGTALHFIHGAQDPVIAPSHSVNAAERLRALGASPMVDVLPGLGHGIDERVLALLTRALAPDAALA; encoded by the coding sequence ATGAACACCGACGACCTGATCGTCCAACAGCCCAGCGAGGCCGCGCGCCAGCTGGTGCTGCTGTTCCACGGCGTGGGCGCGAGCCCCGAAGGCCTGGTGCCGCTGGGCCAGGCGCTGGCCCGGCCTGACCGCTGGGTGGTCAGCGTGCGCTCGCCGTTTCCGTCCGACATGGGGGTCGGCTGGCAGTGGTTTTCGGTGCGCGGCATCGACGAGGCCAACCGCGTCGAGCGCATCGCGGCGGTGATGCCGCGTTTCGTGCAGACCGTTCAGGCCTGGCAGGCCCGCACCGGGCTGGACGCCTCGGCCACGGCGCTGGCGGGCTTTTCGCAGGGCGCCATCATGGCGCTGGAATCCACGCAGCAGGCGGCGCCGCTGGCCTCGCGCGTGGTCGCGATGGCCGGGCGTTTCGCCGAGCCGCCGCGTGTGGCGCCGGCCGGCACGGCGCTGCATTTCATCCATGGCGCGCAGGACCCGGTGATCGCGCCCTCGCACAGCGTGAACGCGGCCGAGCGCCTGCGTGCGCTCGGCGCGAGCCCGATGGTGGACGTGCTGCCCGGGCTGGGCCACGGCATCGACGAACGGGTGCTCGCGCTGCTGACCCGCGCGCTCGCGCCGGACGCGGCCCTGGCCTGA